The Salvelinus namaycush isolate Seneca chromosome 1, SaNama_1.0, whole genome shotgun sequence genome has a window encoding:
- the tor2a gene encoding prosalusin, producing the protein MAVRRAVIQLVLLYFSPGVQCFFERISCTISSDCNCDFKPNIRGLEWDLYKNLYGQHLAQDTVSEEVANFLQKESPDRPLVLSFHGGSGTGKTLVSSMLGRHLYGTAMGSPYIHQFVPTLHFPLPDRVQQYRLELKDWVQGNLTACARSIFIFDEMENMPPGVIDILKPFLGPSHTVFGTNYRKAIYIFISTIGEEVIHRMALETRQAGKEREEIRLVDLEDAISQAVFNNSRSGFFHSSIIEEKLLTSFVPFLPLGRRHVERCARRELCQRGECQRTDVVEAVGGAVVYMPEQGQHFSSKGCKSVPAKVNLFL; encoded by the exons ATGGCTGTCAGAAGGGCTGTGATACAGctggttttactttatttttccCCCGGCGTCCAATGTTTTTTTGAACGCATCAGCTGCACCATATCTTCTGACTGCAATTGTGATTTTAAACCAAATATACGAG GTTTGGAATGGGATCTGTATAAGAATCTCTACGGACAGCATCTGGCCCAGGACACGGTATCAGAGGAGGTGGCAAACTTCCTTCAGAAGGAGAGTCCAGACCGACCCCTCGTCCTGTCCTTCCATGGGGGGTCAGGGACGGGCAAGACTCTGGTCAGCTCCATGTTGGGGAGACACCTGTATGGCACGGCTATGGGCAGCCCCTACATCCATCAGTTTGTGCCAACACTACACTTCCCCTTGCCTGACCGCGTCCAACAGTACAGG CTGGAGCTGAAGGACTGGGTGCAGGGGAATTTGACGGCCTGTGCCCGCTCCATATTCATCTTTGATGAGATGGAGAACATGCCCCCGGGGGTCATCGACATCCTGAAGCCCTTCCTCGGGCCATCACACACCGTGTTCGGCACCAACTACCGCAAGGCCATCTACATCTTCATCAG CACCATTGGGGAGGAGGTGATTCACCGAATGGCCCTGGAGACCCGGCAGGCtggcaaggagagagaggagatcagGCTGGTGGATCTGGAGGACGCAATCTCACAGGCAGTGTTCAATAACAGCAGAA GTGGATTCTTCCATTCCAGCATCATTGAGGAGAAGCTGTTGACCAGCTTTGTGCCCTTCCTGCCCCTGGGCAGACGCCATGTGGAGCGCTGTGCCCGCAGAGAGCTCTGCCAACGGGGTGAGTGCCAGCGCACCGATGTGGTGGAGGCAGTAGGGGGAGCCGTTGTCTACATGCCCGAGCAGGGACAACACTTCTCCAGCAAGGGCTGTAAATCTGTGCCAGCCAAAGTCAACCTCTTCCTATGA